From one Pseudomonas fluorescens genomic stretch:
- the argF gene encoding ornithine carbamoyltransferase, producing MSARHFLSLMDFTPEELLSVIRRGIELKDLRNRGVLFEPLKNRVLGMIFEKSSTRTRLSFEAGMIQLGGQAIFLSPRDTQLGRGEPIGDCAIVMSRMLDAVMIRTFAHSTLTEFAANSRVPVINGLSDDLHPCQLLADMQTFLEHRGAIQGKTVAWIGDGNNMCNSYIEAAIQFDFQLRIACPAEFEPNAQFLAQAGDRVQIFREPKDAVQGAHLVSTDVWTSMGQEEETARRLALFAPYQVTRELLDLAAPDALFMHCLPAHRGEEISLDLLDDPRSVAWDQAENRLHAQKALLEFLVEPAYHHA from the coding sequence CGTCGAGGTATCGAGCTGAAGGACCTGCGTAACCGCGGCGTACTGTTCGAACCGCTGAAAAACCGCGTACTGGGGATGATCTTCGAAAAGTCCTCGACCCGCACCCGCCTGTCGTTCGAAGCCGGCATGATCCAGCTCGGCGGCCAGGCCATCTTCCTCTCGCCACGGGACACCCAGCTGGGCCGTGGCGAGCCGATCGGCGACTGCGCCATCGTCATGTCGCGCATGCTCGATGCGGTGATGATCCGCACCTTTGCCCACAGCACCCTGACCGAATTCGCCGCCAATTCGCGGGTGCCGGTAATCAACGGCCTGTCCGACGACCTGCACCCATGCCAGCTGCTGGCTGACATGCAGACCTTCCTCGAGCACCGCGGCGCCATCCAGGGCAAGACCGTGGCCTGGATCGGCGACGGCAACAACATGTGCAACAGCTATATAGAAGCGGCCATCCAGTTCGACTTCCAGCTGCGCATCGCCTGCCCGGCCGAATTCGAGCCCAATGCGCAGTTCCTGGCCCAGGCCGGTGACCGCGTGCAGATCTTCCGTGAACCCAAGGATGCGGTGCAGGGTGCCCACCTGGTGAGCACCGATGTCTGGACTTCCATGGGTCAGGAAGAGGAAACTGCACGGCGTCTGGCCTTGTTCGCGCCTTACCAGGTAACCCGCGAACTGCTCGACCTGGCAGCACCCGATGCCCTGTTCATGCACTGCCTGCCCGCTCATCGCGGCGAGGAAATCAGCCTGGACCTGCTCGACGACCCCCGTTCGGTCGCCTGGGACCAGGCCGAAAACCGCTTGCATGCACAGAAGGCGCTTCTCGAATTTCTTGTTGAACCGGCCTATCACCACGCATGA